A window of Bradyrhizobium diazoefficiens genomic DNA:
GATCAACCAACGTAAATGTCTGCGTCGCCGTGTCATATGAAATCGTATAATTGGCCTGGCTGCCCGAATATACCGCGGTGTCGGTGCCGGCGCCGCCGATGATGGTGTCGTTACCCGCCCCGCCGGTGATCGTATCGTTGCCGCCGCCGCCGTTCAGCGTATTGGCGATGGCGTTGCCGACGATGGTGTCGTTGCCGGATCCGCCGATGGCGTTGTCGATGTAGGAGCGCGCGTCGCCATTGTAGAGATAGGCGTTGTAGACGTTGCCCGAGGCATAATGGCCGTCACCGAGATAGGCCAGCTGCGTTGTGGAGAACACCGACGAGGCGCCGGGATTGAGGTTGATGCTCAGATTGGTCGTGTAGTTCGACAGGTCGTAGGTATCGACGCCGCCGCCGTCCCAGATCGTCTCATAGATGCGGTTGGCCGAGCCGCCGACGCCGCCGCCCGGCGCGAGCTGGGCGACGCCGTTGATGAACTCCTGCCCCGTGGTCGGATTCCAGGTGTAGACGGTGGCGCTGCTCTGGGTCGTGAAGTTCGCCCCGTACATGGTCTGCAGCGCGAGGACATCGTTGGCCATGTAGGTCTGCGGATATCCGTACGCTTCGTTGGTGTACCCGCTCGTGGTTGAAGCGCCGACATAGCTGCGATAGCTCATGACGGTATATTCGCTGTCGTCGTGCGCGCTCGGCACCGCGACGTTGCCGGGGCCTCCGGCCTCCTGGCTGTGCTTGAGGCCGACCGCATGGCCGAGTTCGTGCAGCGCGGTCGTGAAGTAGTAATTGCCGAGCTTGGCGAGCGAGTAATTGTACTGAGTCCCGAACCAGACGTCGCCGCCGGACGCATAGTTGCCGGGATAGTAGGCGTAGGAGGTGGGATTGGCCGCCGGCGACTGCGCGACCATGATGTCGGCACCGTTCGTGCCCGCGTACTGGATGTTGGCGTTGGTGTAGCCGTTGATCAATCCGATGGCGTAGTTGATCGCCGCCTGCATCTGCGCCGGCGCCGAGGCAAAGCCCGACGTTGTCGGCTCGCCGCTGCCGCCGGTGTACGGATTAGCGTAGTCGCTCGGCGAATCCGGAAAGCTGTAGGTGATCGCGCCCGACCATTTGTAGCCCGACAGCAGACCGTCGATATCGGCATTGTTGGTCTTGGTGACCGTGACAGCGGTAGCCAAAGGGAAACTCCGAATCAGCAAGCCCCGTGCTGGTCGAGGCGTTAACAGATGATTCTAGCTAGAGTCCTGAACGTTTGGTTTAAATGGGGCGACACCGTCCGGATCTCTGCCATAATGCGCCGTTAATCATCCAATCCCGTAGTCGTACGGGCGCGAACAGGAGGCTCAGTTCCGCAGTGCCCGTGATTTGCAGGGTTTTATGAAGAGACGTTCACCCTCGACCTGCCTGTTTGGAGCGCTGATGATGCTCGCGGGAATCAATCACATGGCCCTCGGAGGACTGCCCCTCATGGTGGAAAAGGCCAACGCAGGTGAGAACCGCAAGGCGGGGCGCTCGCCATCCATGCCAATGGCCCGCGATCCCGCCGCAGCGGTGGCCGAGGAATACGAAGCTGCGCGCCGGAAGGGAACGCGGGAGGCATTCGAACTCTTCATCGCGCGCCATGGCGACGACCCGTTGGCCGAGCAGGCCCGCGCGGAACTAAAGCGCCTGCCGCGCTGAGCTCTTTACGCACCCGCAGCAAAGCCGTACCAGGTATGGCATTTCGACAGGCAGCATCGGCGCCCGTCCGGGCTTGCCGCGTGATCTTTCGGCACTATGGTGGGCCCGCAATCTGTCCCGGAGCCTTTCAAGATGCCCTTTCCGCCTGCCTCGGAAGCCCTGTCGCGCTTCACCGTGCTCGATCTGACCCGCGTCCGCTCCGGGCCCACCTGCGTGCGGCAGCTGGCGGACTGGGGCGCGAATGTCGTCAAGATCGACGCGCTGACCGAGGACGCGGGCGGCGAGCAGCCGGGTGGCCCCCGGCGCGGTTCCGACTTCCAGAATTTGCATCGCAACAAACGGGCCATGACGCTGAATCTGAAGGACGAGCGCGGGCTCGCCGTGTTCAAGCGCCTCGCCGCCAAGGCCGACGTCGTGGTCGAGAATTTCCGGCCCGACGTGAAGAAGAAGCTCGGCATCGACTATGACAGTCTCGCCGCGATCAATCCACGCATCGTCTATGGCAGCATCTCCGGCTTCGGCCAGGATGGCCCCTATCACAAACGGCCCGGCTTCGATCAGATCGCGCAAGGCATGGGCGGGCTGATGTCGATCACCGGAGCGCCGGGTGAAGGCCCGATGCGGGTCGGCATTCCCGTCGCCGACCTCACGGCCGGCCTGTTCTGCGCCATTGGCATCCTCACCGCACTGCTCGAGCGCGAGATCTCGGGCAAGGGGCAATGGGTGCAGACCTCGCTGCTCCAGGCCCAGATCTTCATGCTCGACTTCCAGGCGGCGCGCTGGCTGATGGAGAAGGAAGTCGCCAAGCAGGCCGGCAACAACCATCCGACCAGCATCCCGACCGGCGTGTTCAAGAGCTCGGACGGCTACATCAACATCGCCACTACCGGCGGGCGGATCTGGGAGCGCTGCGCCCAGGCGATCGGCGCGCCGGAACTCGTTGGCCATCCCGACTATGCCACGGCCCCTGCCCGCTCCAAGAACCGCGACGCGCTCAACG
This region includes:
- a CDS encoding CoA transferase; translation: MPFPPASEALSRFTVLDLTRVRSGPTCVRQLADWGANVVKIDALTEDAGGEQPGGPRRGSDFQNLHRNKRAMTLNLKDERGLAVFKRLAAKADVVVENFRPDVKKKLGIDYDSLAAINPRIVYGSISGFGQDGPYHKRPGFDQIAQGMGGLMSITGAPGEGPMRVGIPVADLTAGLFCAIGILTALLEREISGKGQWVQTSLLQAQIFMLDFQAARWLMEKEVAKQAGNNHPTSIPTGVFKSSDGYINIATTGGRIWERCAQAIGAPELVGHPDYATAPARSKNRDALNAEIEKRTVTKSTETWVRELNEAGVPCGPIYAIDQMFEDAQVKHLGIAQDVPNEEGRHIRLVGQPLTLSRTPSRMVARPPEFGEQTDEVLKEFGFGADEIARLRDAKVV